The window ACCCAGGGGATAAGATCAAGACCCATGGCGTCTTCTGTTTTGCCATCATGAGGGCTTAGCTGGATGTCAAGGAGCAAGATGTCAGGAAGCGCCGCCATCTCTGAAAACAAATCCCTGGCCTCCGCAAGATCCGCGGCGATGCCCAAAACTTGCCAGTGCCCGGTTCCGGCAAACCATGCGGCCAGCCCTTTGCGCATGACTGGGTGGTCCTCAAGTATGACGATGCTGTTCACGGCTTATCCTGCGGCGGCACTTTAACGCACACCATAAGGCCGTTGCCCTCTACGCTGATAAAGTCGATATGCGCCCCAAGGATTGCCGCCCGCTGGCGCATGGTACTCATGCCAAGGCCGTCATGTTTGCCTTCTCTACGCAGCCCTGGTCTGCTCTGCAGACCTTGGCCGTCATCTGAAATGCTGAACAGCAGGGGCTGACCCTTTCCAGGAAATCCTTTGGATTTCAGGAATCCGACAGGTTCCGGGACGCCCTGCCGGGCGACCAGCACGGCCTGTTTTGCGTGGGAGTGTTTGCCGATGTTGTTGAGCGCTTCCTGGGCGATACGGTAGAGATGCAGGCGGTGTTCGTCACTCAGGCCGTTAAAGTCCAGGCTTTCTTCTATTTCGACAATACATTCGATTCCGGTGCGTTTGACAAAGCTGTCGCATAAGGAGCTGAGAGAATCTTTCAAGCTGAACCGGATCAGATCGGGGGGCATAAGGCGGCCGCAAATTTCACGTATACGGGCGGCGGCAGGGTTGTCCCGCAGATCCGGGAGCACCGTGTCGTGAAGCTCGGCGGCAATGCGGCGTCGCTCGGTTTCCTGCGCTTCCAGCGCCAAAGAAGAAAAAGCCATGTTTTGCAATTCCCGTTTCCTGGCTTTACGCATGGCAAGATAGATATAACTGAGACAGGCCATAAGCAGACCGATAAAAAGCACCAGCAGCCACAACAGGCGGAAATATGAATCGAATTCCGAAGGCAACAGGATTTCCGGCATTATCTTATTATAACAGAAAACTGGACAAAAGGGCTATAAAGGTTTTTAATACGGATATGCTGACAGACTCTGTTTCCGGCCATAGAACGAAAAATCCGCCGGTTTTGTTTTTTGTATCCATCGCGGGGGCCTTGCTGAATGTCCTGGTGGGTCATTTTTTACGGAACCTGCTGGGCATTCCCCTGTACCTGGATACGGCGCTGACCATGACCGTCACGTTTTACGGTGGCGTGTTCTGGGGCGTCCTGACCGGAGCGTTGACCAACCTGATTATGCAAAGCATCTTTTTTTACGGTTTTCCTCATTATCTATATGCCCTCTGCAACATAGCGGTAGCCCTGGTTACTGCTGTATTTATCCGCTGGTTTCCCCAGGAGCTGCATATTGACGGCGCAGAGAAGCCGCTGCCCCAAGGCCATCGGCCCAGCCAATGGCAAAGCCAGTGGCTGCAGGACCTGATGGGAAGGGCTATTGTGCTTGTCATTTTGTCTTTTGCCCTATGCCTGGTTATAAGCGTTCTTGGGGGCCTTTGCGCGCTGATCATTAAAGGTTTTGATCCACAGGTTCATGATCCCATAGACCCTGAACTGAATTTCAGGCTCGCCCTGGTACGAAGAAATCTGCCCGGCATTGTCGTGGAGATAGGCTCGCGCATTCCGGTGAACCTCCTTGACCGGCTCATCTCGTCTTTTGCCGGGTACGGGCTGGCGGCGCTCCTGGCCTGCATAGGCGCGCGGCAGCCAATGAATGACCGCTAAAGCATCGATATGTTCAATAAAATATGCCCCTTTTGTTATTTCTGTCAACATATTTTGCGCCAGTTTGCCGTGCCGGTTCCAAAATCAAGGGGATTTTAAAACCAATTCAAATTGCCTGCATTAAAAATGAAACTGCGCCCATGTTTGCAGTTTTTAATTAAAAAAAGCAGAGATGGGCGCAGTTCCATAAAAACCAATTAGCAGCACTATTCAACTTTTCATTCTTTGGTGTTAAATTAATTCTTATTTTTCCTCTTCCTCTTCTTCGTCCTCTTCCCCTTCGTGCTCGGCGTCGCCGCCTGTGACAAGGCTTTTACCGGTGCGCTTAAGGGATTCGTAGCAGGAGATGCCGGCCTGGGCTATGGCCTGGTCGTCTATGCCCATGAGGCCCGAGAAAGAGCAGATGCAGTTGCCGTCATCGCTTATGATAGCGCCGAGCCACCATGATTCATTGCCCAGGACCTGGTAATAGTTGGTGCCCGAGTTCTTGCCTGTGCGGCGGCAAAAGGCTATTTTTTCATGGGCCAGCCCGTCGAAATTGACGCCGTTGTTTACCACAAGCTCGCCTTCGTAGCCGTAATCGCGGCTGACCACGCCGAAGCTCCGACAGGTGGAATCCCACTGCTCAGGGTTCTTGTCGTCCCTGATTTCGACAACCATCATGCCCCGCCTGCCGTCTTTCATGTATTCGGCGGAGTTCTCTAAAATGGTCTTGGCCTTTTTTTCCATGGCGTTAATTATCGCATTCCTGTTCATCCTGGCCCCCTTAATTCAGTATCATTATTGATCTATTTCATCAAAAGCGTCAATCAAAAAACGGTCAAGAAAAAGGAGGCCCCCGCTGTTGAGAGCCATGCTGCCCTGCCGCAAAAACCCCCTGGCATTCCACTTTTCCAGTGTATGGGGGATGGCTTCTTCCAGGGTTTTTCCAAATCGTTTTTTAAATAACGGCTGGTCAACACCCTTAACATACCTGAACCCCATAAGGAGGCTCTCTTTCATCAGAGTTAGGCTGTCGAGACTCTCTTCTATTACCTCCGGCGGTTCCGAAGAGGTTTCGCGTTTCAGCCAGGCATCCGCATCAGCCTTGACCGTATAGCGCCGGGCTGTCCCCTCATCGTCAAAGATCGTGCCCGAAGCTCCGGGCCCAAGGCCGAGCCAGTTTTCCATGCGCCAGTACCGTATGTTATGCAGGGATTCTTTGCCGGGCAATGAAAAATTGGAAACTTCGTATTGACGGAAACAAGCCTGCTCAAGGAAATCCCTGCCCTTTATCCAAAGGCTGTCCGCTTCGTCAGGGGGCGGCAGCCCTATGTCTTCGCCCTGGGCAACAATATCAAACAGGGCGGAGCCTTCCTCGACAGTCAAACTGTAAAGGGAAACATGGCCGGGATTGAAGGATAAAAGCCTTTCAATATCATCAAGCAAAATCTTCTCGTTTTGAAAGGGAAGCCCCGCAATAAGATCCGCAGAAAAACTGCGGGGGTAAATTTCAGAAACCAATTCCAAACATCCGGTAAGAAGCCCCGCCTCCCCCACTCTGTGCACAGCCTTCCTGCTTTTTTCGGAGAAACTCTGCACCCCCAGACTTACCCGTGTAACCCCGCCGTCACGGCAGGCTTCGAGGAAGTCCCGGCCGGCCGATTCAGGATTGGCCTCGACGGTAATTTCCAGGGGGGAATCCCGGCGGCTTTCTCCCGGCCAATACCCGGACAATCCATCCAAAAGCCGCTTAATGCCTTCGGCGCCAAGAACCGAAGGCGTCCCGCCTCCGATATAAACTGTAGGAATACAATCAACACGAAAACTGCGGAACAGCAACGCTGCGTCTTCAAGAAGCCTTTCAATAAAAAGATTAAGCCGCTTGTCCTGCCTTAAAACCGGCGCCGAATAGAAATCACAATAGTCGCAGCATCCCGCGCAAAAAGGGACATGCACATAAAGCGAAGCCTCCACGCTCTAGGGCTGCCCCAGCTTTGTAAACGGCCAATACCTGAAAAGCACTTTTCCTGCTATATGCTTAACCGGAACAGGCCCCCAGGTACGGGAATCGTTAGTATTGCTGCGATCGTCGGAGAGGACAAAACATTCGTCACTGCCCAGGACCACCCTTTCCATATTGCCCGAGAAAGGAAGGGTGTTATCCCAGAGGGCAGGAACCTGGGGTATATCAATTTCATAAGGGGTATCCCAAAGCTCGAATTCCGTAAAACTGTAGGCATCCCCTTTTGGCTTTACCCTGATTACAAAATTGGTCATGGTAATTTCGTCCCCCGGAAGGCCGATGACCCGTTTGAGATAAACCTGTTCCCCCTGCCTTTCAAGGCTGAAGCGCTGGGCTGTAAAAAAACGGAGCACTCCGTCAAGGGCAAGGGAGAAAAATCCCCTCTTGTTCCCCAGGGACGTATCCACCAGCACTACATTGCCCCGCTTAAAGGGAAGCTTTTCCATATCCGGTCCGGGGATAAAGGAATAAATTTTATAGGATGAAAAAATGAAACGGTCCCCCGCATGGAGGCCGGGCTCCATGGTTCCATTTTCGAGGACCCTCATGGAAAAAACCAGGGAAGTGAGGGAAGTGTACACAGCAAAAAAAACAAATACCCAGAGGAGTATCCAGCGTATGCGGTGGCGCTGGTTTTTTTGCTCTGCGAAGGAATACCCGCGCTTTTTACCGAACATTGTTCACCTGATTGGGCCAATGCGCCCGAGCTGGGGCCAGGAGTAATAGATAACAGAACCCTTGCCCAGTATCTTTGAAGTCTTCACCGGGCCAAAATAACGGCCGTCCCTGGAATTGTCCCGGTTGTCCCCCAGGGGGAGTATGCGCGATTCGGGCACATACCAGCCAAGGGTGTGCCTGGCGAGCCTTGACCGGTAGCGGCTGTCCTGGGGATTGGCAGCCCGCAGCACTTCAAGCCATGCCTTCTCATGGGCAATATAATCGGGGTACCGTATGTTGTTCACCGGAGCAGCTTCGGCATTCAATGATCCGGGGACAGGAAGGCCAAGGTTGTTGTAGGCTGAAATCTTGCCCGCGGCCTCCAGGGCAGGATAGGCGCTTTCGTCCATGAGGCGGCTGATTTTGTGCACCATGCCCCGCTGATCATGAAAATCATTTTCGTCTGCCCAGCGATCTTCCCCGGCAAAGCGTATGCGCAAATTCCCCTTGTCCTGAACGAACCAATCGCCGCCCGTGCCTACAGCCCGCTTGATGAGGAAGTGGGCCTTGGGTTCCCCAGACTCGTCCTTGTCGATATCCACAAACGAAAGGGTGAGCATATAGATGATGCGCTGGGCCACGTCAAAGACAGTACCCCTGGAAATATACGAAGGGTTTTCAAAAATAATAATATCGTTGCGTTTAGGCTTCACCGGGCTTGGCAGCTTGCCCAGGCCGGGAAGAATTTCGGGGCCGTAGATTATCTTGTTGACAAAGATCCTGTCCCCAATAAGGAGGGTGTCTATCATCGACCCCGAAGGGATCTGATATGCCTGAAAGAGATATTGATTGATGAGCAGCACCACGCCTGCTGCCCATAAAAAGGCCTCGAGCCAATCAAGAACAAAGTTCTTGGCCTTCTGCTTTTCCTTTTTGATGCGTTTTTCCCTGCGCCGGGCAGTAAGAAAAACCTCGGTCGCCCTTTGAAGGCGGTCAAAAAAATCAATTTCCCTGATCATCTATTATAGAAAATACCATGAACAGCCATCGTTGACAAGATCCAGCCCCTCTCCTATAATTCTAGCCATGCCTTCCAAAAAGCCCGTCTCAGAGGAAATTGATACAACTTTACATGAAGAAGACAAAGTTCATTTAAAACCTTTCCTGGGCATGCGCCCCGGCATTTATTTGGCGGGAATTTACAGCGTGCTTATCGTCCTGATCCTCTATTTTGCCCTCCTCTATCCGGGGATTTCAAAACCCGGCAGCGTGCTGGTTGTTGATTCAGAGCCTTTCGGCGCAGCCATAAGGGTGGACGGTGTTTACATGGCCGCTGCCCCCTGCAGCGTGTTTGTCCCCAGGGGCATTCACCGCGTCGAAGCGGTGCTTCCCGGTTTTGAGCCTTACCGCGTCGAGCTTGAAATAAAATCTCGCGCCTTTGCCTCCCTTTTTGCGCCTTTGAAGCTTCCCTTTAGGGCAGAGCTTAAGCCCCTTGACCCTGCTGCCGCTTTTGTCAA is drawn from Leadbettera azotonutricia ZAS-9 and contains these coding sequences:
- a CDS encoding sensor histidine kinase, with product MPSEFDSYFRLLWLLVLFIGLLMACLSYIYLAMRKARKRELQNMAFSSLALEAQETERRRIAAELHDTVLPDLRDNPAAARIREICGRLMPPDLIRFSLKDSLSSLCDSFVKRTGIECIVEIEESLDFNGLSDEHRLHLYRIAQEALNNIGKHSHAKQAVLVARQGVPEPVGFLKSKGFPGKGQPLLFSISDDGQGLQSRPGLRREGKHDGLGMSTMRQRAAILGAHIDFISVEGNGLMVCVKVPPQDKP
- the hemW gene encoding radical SAM family heme chaperone HemW — protein: MEASLYVHVPFCAGCCDYCDFYSAPVLRQDKRLNLFIERLLEDAALLFRSFRVDCIPTVYIGGGTPSVLGAEGIKRLLDGLSGYWPGESRRDSPLEITVEANPESAGRDFLEACRDGGVTRVSLGVQSFSEKSRKAVHRVGEAGLLTGCLELVSEIYPRSFSADLIAGLPFQNEKILLDDIERLLSFNPGHVSLYSLTVEEGSALFDIVAQGEDIGLPPPDEADSLWIKGRDFLEQACFRQYEVSNFSLPGKESLHNIRYWRMENWLGLGPGASGTIFDDEGTARRYTVKADADAWLKRETSSEPPEVIEESLDSLTLMKESLLMGFRYVKGVDQPLFKKRFGKTLEEAIPHTLEKWNARGFLRQGSMALNSGGLLFLDRFLIDAFDEIDQ
- the lepB gene encoding signal peptidase I — its product is MFGKKRGYSFAEQKNQRHRIRWILLWVFVFFAVYTSLTSLVFSMRVLENGTMEPGLHAGDRFIFSSYKIYSFIPGPDMEKLPFKRGNVVLVDTSLGNKRGFFSLALDGVLRFFTAQRFSLERQGEQVYLKRVIGLPGDEITMTNFVIRVKPKGDAYSFTEFELWDTPYEIDIPQVPALWDNTLPFSGNMERVVLGSDECFVLSDDRSNTNDSRTWGPVPVKHIAGKVLFRYWPFTKLGQP
- the lepB gene encoding signal peptidase I, with translation MIREIDFFDRLQRATEVFLTARRREKRIKKEKQKAKNFVLDWLEAFLWAAGVVLLINQYLFQAYQIPSGSMIDTLLIGDRIFVNKIIYGPEILPGLGKLPSPVKPKRNDIIIFENPSYISRGTVFDVAQRIIYMLTLSFVDIDKDESGEPKAHFLIKRAVGTGGDWFVQDKGNLRIRFAGEDRWADENDFHDQRGMVHKISRLMDESAYPALEAAGKISAYNNLGLPVPGSLNAEAAPVNNIRYPDYIAHEKAWLEVLRAANPQDSRYRSRLARHTLGWYVPESRILPLGDNRDNSRDGRYFGPVKTSKILGKGSVIYYSWPQLGRIGPIR